Proteins encoded by one window of Nocardia goodfellowii:
- a CDS encoding ferredoxin: MRIVADRERCAGHGMCEAVAPMLFRVDDDGITEPLVDTVTEADRRLTELAVDSCPVQALRLE, encoded by the coding sequence GTGAGGATCGTGGCCGACCGCGAACGCTGTGCGGGCCACGGCATGTGTGAAGCCGTGGCGCCCATGCTCTTCCGCGTCGACGACGACGGAATCACCGAGCCGCTCGTCGACACCGTCACCGAGGCGGATCGCCGGCTGACCGAACTCGCAGTAGACAGCTGCCCGGTCCAAGCGCTGCGCCTGGAGTAG
- a CDS encoding cytochrome P450 — MNLLAPPAINDVSGAVRRARARVAAQVQLAGARLSERYPAPVRPLAEPPPGSGLRPVLGNFGPPGIGYTLSTLADPIPFARKRFEQFGPIQWFGILGRPAVTVGSPAALEAVLLDRDKVFSAQRGWEYLIGPFFHGGLLLRDFDEHLFHRRIMQQAFTRPRLIGYLDLTTPRIAQGIGDWQPSRNFHAYSAIKQLLLEQATEVFAGAQLGPEGTRLARAFEDAVAGGKAIVRANIPGGVWARGLHGRRVLADYFRRELPAKRASGGADLFSVLSHATSEDGDAFTDDEVVEHMIFVMMAAHDTSTIAASMLMYELGRRPEWQDRLRAESIALGKDSLAYADLDRLPALDLAFREVLRLYAPVAQQARETIADTNILDYFLPKGTLVMCSPYAMMHTDEYWPDAHVFDPERFAPDRREDKSHRFTWAPFGGGAHKCIGLYFGGMTVKAVLHQVLLRYRWSVDPDYRVPLVAGTGPTPSDGLPIRLERR, encoded by the coding sequence ATGAATCTTCTCGCGCCGCCGGCGATCAACGACGTGTCCGGGGCAGTGCGCCGAGCCAGAGCGAGGGTCGCGGCGCAGGTGCAGCTGGCCGGCGCCCGGCTGAGCGAGCGCTATCCCGCCCCGGTGCGTCCGCTGGCCGAGCCCCCGCCCGGCAGCGGGCTGCGGCCGGTGCTGGGCAATTTCGGTCCGCCCGGCATCGGCTACACCCTCAGCACGCTGGCCGATCCGATCCCTTTCGCGCGCAAACGGTTCGAACAGTTCGGCCCGATCCAGTGGTTCGGGATCCTGGGCCGGCCCGCGGTCACGGTCGGCAGTCCGGCCGCGCTGGAAGCCGTCCTGCTGGATCGGGACAAGGTGTTCTCCGCGCAACGCGGCTGGGAGTACCTCATCGGGCCCTTCTTCCACGGCGGATTGCTGCTCCGCGATTTCGACGAGCACCTGTTCCATCGCCGGATCATGCAGCAGGCCTTCACCCGGCCCCGGTTGATCGGCTACCTGGATCTGACCACGCCGCGCATCGCGCAGGGTATCGGTGACTGGCAGCCCAGCCGGAACTTCCACGCCTACAGCGCGATCAAGCAACTCCTGCTCGAGCAGGCCACCGAGGTCTTCGCGGGCGCCCAGCTCGGCCCGGAGGGGACCCGGCTGGCGCGAGCCTTCGAGGACGCGGTCGCGGGCGGCAAAGCCATTGTGCGGGCGAACATTCCGGGCGGCGTGTGGGCCCGGGGCCTGCACGGCCGCCGGGTGCTCGCCGACTATTTCCGGCGCGAACTGCCCGCCAAGCGGGCAAGCGGCGGAGCCGACCTGTTCAGCGTGCTCAGCCACGCCACCAGCGAGGACGGTGACGCGTTCACCGATGACGAAGTCGTCGAACACATGATCTTCGTGATGATGGCCGCCCACGACACCAGCACCATCGCGGCGTCCATGCTGATGTACGAACTCGGCCGGCGCCCGGAGTGGCAGGACCGGTTGCGCGCGGAATCGATTGCCCTGGGCAAAGATTCGCTTGCCTACGCGGATCTGGATCGGCTTCCGGCGTTGGACCTGGCTTTTCGTGAGGTGTTGCGTCTCTACGCGCCGGTGGCGCAGCAAGCCCGCGAGACCATCGCCGACACCAATATCCTCGATTACTTCCTTCCCAAGGGCACACTGGTTATGTGCAGCCCCTACGCGATGATGCACACCGACGAATATTGGCCGGACGCACACGTTTTCGACCCGGAGCGCTTCGCCCCCGACCGCCGCGAGGACAAATCGCACCGCTTCACGTGGGCCCCGTTCGGCGGTGGCGCGCACAAGTGCATCGGCCTCTACTTCGGCGGGATGACCGTGAAAGCCGTTTTGCACCAGGTGCTGCTGCGGTACCGGTGGAGCGTGGACCCGGACTACCGGGTGCCGCTGGTGGCGGGCACCGGGCCGACACCGTCGGACGGGCTGCCGATTCGTTTGGAGCGCCGGTGA
- a CDS encoding TetR/AcrR family transcriptional regulator, producing MSRAFTGTYRGTSTEERREDRRRRLLDAALDIIGTQGISALTVRGLCEQARVGPRFFYEAFPDLDTLAAELLREIQDSALARARTAVANTTGAAADRIRAGVAALITDLTDDPRRAKLVFAAAYGNEALMRTRFAGMHRVAEVIIEQTRLVLDLPAGQDTAVATVAQLITGGAAELVLAWIDGHLPVDQPTLINLLADYAIDMIDRLSAVGARLP from the coding sequence GTGAGCAGAGCTTTCACCGGCACCTACCGCGGCACCTCCACCGAAGAGCGCCGCGAGGACCGGCGCCGACGGCTACTGGACGCCGCCCTGGACATCATCGGCACGCAGGGCATTTCCGCGCTCACCGTCCGCGGCCTCTGCGAACAGGCGCGCGTCGGCCCGCGGTTCTTCTACGAGGCGTTCCCGGATCTGGACACCCTCGCCGCGGAACTGCTGCGCGAGATCCAGGATTCGGCCCTGGCCCGCGCTCGCACCGCGGTCGCGAACACCACCGGCGCAGCCGCCGACCGGATCCGAGCCGGCGTGGCCGCGCTCATCACCGACCTGACCGACGACCCGCGGCGGGCGAAACTCGTCTTCGCGGCCGCTTACGGCAACGAGGCGCTGATGCGCACGCGGTTCGCGGGCATGCACCGGGTCGCCGAGGTCATCATCGAGCAGACCCGCTTGGTGCTCGACCTGCCGGCGGGCCAGGACACGGCCGTCGCCACCGTCGCCCAGCTGATCACCGGCGGCGCCGCGGAACTTGTACTGGCCTGGATCGACGGTCACCTCCCCGTCGACCAGCCGACCCTGATCAACCTGCTGGCGGACTACGCGATCGACATGATCGACCGGCTGTCCGCGGTCGGCGCGCGGCTGCCCTGA
- a CDS encoding cation diffusion facilitator family transporter: MGGDHCGSDQPEATVVAAPASPPHNHSKSADHGHNHEHGVSADADRRWLGIALALITTFMAAEVIVGLVAQSLALITDAAHMLTDAASIVLALIAIRLAKRPASGKYTYGYKRAEILSAQANGITLLLLAVWFVYEGIHRLIDPPDVEGPLVLITALFGIVVNIIAAWCISKANRTSLNVEGAFQHILNDLYAFIGTAIAGAVVWLAGWPRADAIAALVVAGLMLKAGWGLVRESGRIFLEAAPAHLDPDAIGTRLVAIPQVAEVHDLHVWVITSGQPSLSAHVLVDDGADCHALRSVIESVLHDEFDLEHTTLQVDHAGEVALPAEDLHCADAHGPVHRS, from the coding sequence ATGGGTGGAGATCACTGCGGGTCGGATCAGCCGGAGGCGACAGTCGTCGCCGCGCCGGCGTCGCCTCCTCATAATCACAGCAAATCCGCAGATCACGGGCACAATCACGAGCACGGCGTGTCCGCCGACGCGGACCGGCGCTGGCTGGGCATCGCCCTCGCGCTGATCACCACCTTCATGGCCGCGGAGGTGATCGTCGGCCTTGTCGCGCAATCCCTGGCCCTGATCACCGATGCCGCGCACATGCTCACCGACGCGGCTTCGATCGTGCTCGCGCTCATCGCGATCCGGCTGGCCAAGCGCCCGGCGAGCGGCAAGTACACCTACGGCTACAAACGCGCCGAGATCCTGTCCGCGCAGGCCAACGGCATCACACTGCTGCTGCTCGCGGTCTGGTTCGTCTACGAGGGCATCCATCGATTGATCGATCCGCCCGATGTCGAAGGCCCGCTGGTGCTGATCACCGCGCTGTTCGGCATTGTGGTGAACATCATCGCCGCCTGGTGCATCAGCAAGGCCAATCGGACCAGTCTCAATGTCGAGGGCGCGTTCCAGCACATCCTCAACGATCTGTACGCGTTCATCGGCACCGCCATCGCGGGGGCGGTGGTCTGGCTTGCGGGCTGGCCTCGCGCCGACGCCATCGCCGCCCTCGTCGTGGCCGGTCTCATGCTGAAGGCGGGCTGGGGGCTGGTCCGCGAATCCGGCCGTATCTTCCTCGAGGCCGCCCCGGCTCACCTCGACCCCGACGCCATCGGCACTCGGCTGGTGGCCATCCCGCAGGTGGCGGAGGTGCACGATCTGCACGTCTGGGTGATCACCTCGGGTCAGCCGTCGCTGTCCGCGCACGTCCTGGTCGACGACGGCGCCGACTGCCACGCGCTGCGGTCGGTCATCGAATCCGTCCTGCACGACGAATTCGACTTGGAACACACCACATTGCAGGTCGACCATGCCGGCGAGGTCGCCTTACCGGCCGAGGACCTGCACTGCGCCGACGCGCACGGCCCGGTGCATCGCTCCTGA
- a CDS encoding SAM-dependent methyltransferase, which translates to MDRPAWAPEGVDMQQASPARMYDALLGGSHNFEVDRQAAAMGKKLVPDLPRVALSNRAFLRRAVRFMADAGIKQFLDIGSGIPTAGNVHEVAQSIDPEIRVHYVDIDPVAVAHANAILLSNDRATATEADLRKPEPLLDEVRRSGLIDFEQPVGLLLVAVLHLLADADQPADKVAALRAAVPAGSFVAISHLTSELRPEDAAQLGANAANQNRIGIHFRDRAGIETMFDGWDLVEPGVVELPAWRPESERDQHEAPGRSLGLAGVGRKI; encoded by the coding sequence ATGGATAGGCCGGCGTGGGCGCCCGAGGGCGTGGATATGCAGCAGGCGAGCCCGGCACGGATGTACGACGCACTGCTCGGCGGCTCGCACAACTTCGAGGTCGACCGCCAAGCCGCGGCGATGGGCAAGAAGCTCGTGCCCGATCTGCCGCGCGTCGCGCTGAGCAATCGCGCGTTTCTGCGCCGGGCGGTGCGGTTCATGGCCGACGCCGGTATCAAACAGTTCCTCGACATCGGGTCCGGCATCCCGACCGCGGGCAACGTGCACGAAGTCGCGCAGAGCATCGACCCCGAGATCCGCGTGCACTACGTGGACATCGACCCGGTCGCGGTAGCGCACGCCAACGCCATCTTGCTGAGCAATGACCGCGCTACCGCCACCGAAGCCGATCTGCGCAAACCCGAGCCGTTGCTCGACGAGGTCCGCCGGAGCGGCCTCATCGATTTCGAGCAGCCGGTGGGTCTGCTGCTGGTGGCCGTGCTGCATCTGCTGGCCGATGCCGACCAGCCCGCCGACAAGGTCGCCGCGTTACGTGCCGCCGTCCCCGCGGGAAGCTTTGTCGCGATTTCGCATCTGACTTCCGAGCTTCGGCCCGAAGATGCCGCCCAACTGGGCGCGAACGCGGCGAATCAGAATCGAATCGGCATCCACTTCCGCGACCGGGCGGGTATCGAGACTATGTTCGACGGGTGGGACCTGGTCGAACCCGGAGTTGTCGAGCTGCCGGCCTGGCGGCCGGAATCCGAGCGCGATCAGCACGAAGCGCCGGGCCGGTCGCTGGGCCTGGCGGGCGTCGGCCGGAAGATCTGA
- a CDS encoding diguanylate cyclase domain-containing protein: MSGLGELAVRWADALDGVVAPTLTRTQIETLLGDLAEVLLAVLREQAAAQVAYDAAAVLVAANYRDPAAVSRSISLICRDMVEEVCPSRGGPEYERVRDRAVTVAAEFAAGFTAALRSAALGEQETTLAAALAAAQEAEARRQLSEARFQAVFEGASVGIGTLDTTGQVLDVNRAFAEMLGLPAELMPGRSVAELLGPDNIGYAFEQMQLMLAGRIDRFRLETEHVRPDGGFAYIDLSMSAVRDTSGRIRFLIGVAVDVTERKQLANQLWHDANHDNLTGLPNRVLFFDRLAHATAPLGVCYLDLDGFKEINDHWGHTVGDRVLRDVAHRLRAAVEPAGGLAARIGGDEFIVLVDRCEGEHQLSAISRRIRVALAAPIEVAGQPVTVGASIGTVFAEEKPRDIDALMHTVDTAMYRDKSAGGGSQARHR; the protein is encoded by the coding sequence GTGAGTGGGTTGGGTGAGCTGGCGGTGCGCTGGGCCGACGCGCTCGACGGCGTAGTCGCCCCGACCCTCACCCGCACGCAGATCGAGACGCTGCTCGGTGATCTGGCCGAGGTGCTGCTCGCCGTCCTGCGCGAGCAGGCCGCCGCACAGGTCGCCTACGACGCGGCCGCCGTACTGGTGGCCGCCAACTACCGGGATCCGGCGGCGGTCAGCCGGTCCATCAGCTTGATCTGCCGCGACATGGTCGAGGAGGTCTGCCCGAGTCGCGGCGGTCCCGAGTACGAGCGAGTCCGCGATCGCGCCGTCACCGTCGCGGCCGAATTCGCCGCGGGCTTCACCGCCGCGCTCCGCAGTGCCGCACTCGGCGAACAGGAGACCACGCTGGCGGCGGCGCTGGCCGCGGCGCAGGAGGCCGAGGCGCGCAGGCAGCTCTCGGAGGCGAGGTTTCAGGCCGTGTTCGAGGGCGCCTCGGTCGGCATCGGCACGCTCGACACCACGGGCCAAGTGCTCGACGTGAACCGGGCTTTCGCCGAAATGCTCGGCCTACCAGCCGAACTCATGCCGGGGCGTTCGGTGGCGGAACTACTCGGCCCGGACAATATCGGTTATGCCTTCGAGCAGATGCAGCTGATGTTGGCCGGGCGGATCGACAGGTTCCGGTTGGAAACCGAACACGTGCGCCCCGACGGGGGTTTCGCCTATATCGACTTATCGATGTCGGCGGTGCGCGACACCAGCGGCCGGATCCGGTTCCTCATCGGGGTGGCCGTCGATGTCACCGAGCGTAAGCAGCTGGCGAATCAGCTCTGGCACGACGCCAACCACGACAACCTCACCGGCTTGCCGAACCGGGTGCTGTTCTTCGATCGGCTCGCGCACGCGACCGCGCCGCTGGGGGTCTGCTACCTGGACCTGGATGGGTTCAAGGAGATCAACGATCACTGGGGCCATACCGTGGGCGACCGGGTATTGCGCGATGTGGCGCACCGGCTCCGCGCGGCCGTCGAGCCGGCCGGGGGGCTCGCGGCCCGGATCGGCGGTGACGAGTTCATTGTGCTGGTGGACAGATGCGAAGGCGAGCATCAGCTTTCGGCGATCTCCCGCCGTATCCGGGTGGCGCTGGCGGCCCCGATCGAGGTGGCCGGACAGCCCGTGACGGTGGGCGCCAGCATCGGCACGGTGTTCGCGGAGGAGAAGCCCCGCGATATCGACGCGCTGATGCACACCGTCGACACGGCCATGTACCGCGACAAGTCCGCGGGGGGCGGGTCGCAGGCGCGGCACCGTTAA
- a CDS encoding CGNR zinc finger domain-containing protein, whose product MHFNPYGGAAAELAAQLVNSTPETDLQKLLDDADYKPLGSLDQRQARELHRWIHRLDAVFTAPSVALLNELLAETTSEPYISTHDGRPPHLHFSRMDLPTVERVKAYTAMGLAELFCAAPERIGRCAREGCELVFVDSSRNGRRRFCTTRCSNRVHVAEHRRARSA is encoded by the coding sequence GTGCATTTCAACCCTTACGGTGGCGCGGCGGCCGAGCTGGCCGCCCAGCTGGTGAATTCGACACCGGAAACCGACCTGCAGAAGCTGCTCGACGATGCGGACTACAAGCCGCTGGGCTCGCTGGACCAAAGACAGGCCCGGGAATTGCACCGGTGGATTCACCGGCTCGACGCGGTGTTCACCGCACCCTCGGTGGCGTTGCTGAACGAGTTGCTGGCCGAGACCACCAGCGAGCCCTACATCTCCACGCACGACGGGCGGCCGCCGCATCTGCACTTCTCGCGGATGGACCTGCCGACGGTGGAACGCGTCAAGGCCTACACCGCGATGGGTCTCGCGGAGCTGTTCTGCGCGGCGCCGGAACGGATCGGGCGCTGCGCGCGGGAGGGGTGCGAACTGGTGTTCGTGGACAGCTCACGCAATGGGCGGCGCCGGTTCTGTACCACCCGGTGCTCCAACCGAGTTCATGTGGCGGAGCACCGGCGCGCGCGTTCGGCGTGA
- a CDS encoding ROK family protein: MRAAPSPEEIRRRNLAVLLRHIHRGGPMSRAVLAERMGLNRSTILALTADLAAAGLVSEELPGQTGKAGRPSLVVRPSEQVYVVALDVGTDRLAVGRVGLGGAVLARSETPRTSGTFDPDEVITALAAMARGMIESAGPGTRCAGVGVAFCGMVRESDGVVRYGPNLGWVDVPIGARLSEELGLKVAVGNNANLGALAERERGVCVDVENLIYLHGDVGVGGGIILGGNLIGGEGGYGGEVGHMIVNPGGRPCACGSRGCLEAEAGELALIAVAGRTDPPGRAVVGAIVEAAARGDARCRDALHQVGDWLGYGVANLVNIFNPSVVVFGGVLREIYLAAAAQVRSRLAVDGLLAVRERVRLRTSALGADATLLGAAELAFTDLLTDPLRAPD; encoded by the coding sequence ATGCGAGCGGCCCCTTCGCCCGAGGAGATCCGGCGACGCAATCTCGCGGTCCTGCTGCGGCACATCCACCGCGGCGGACCGATGTCACGGGCGGTCCTCGCCGAGCGCATGGGATTGAACCGCAGCACCATCCTGGCGCTCACCGCGGACCTGGCCGCCGCGGGCCTGGTGAGCGAGGAACTCCCCGGTCAGACGGGTAAGGCGGGACGGCCATCGCTCGTCGTCCGTCCCTCCGAACAGGTTTACGTGGTCGCGCTCGACGTCGGCACCGACCGGCTCGCCGTGGGCCGGGTCGGCCTGGGCGGTGCGGTGCTGGCGCGTAGCGAAACTCCGCGCACCAGCGGGACTTTCGACCCGGACGAGGTCATCACCGCCCTGGCGGCGATGGCGCGCGGCATGATCGAGAGCGCGGGCCCGGGTACGCGCTGTGCCGGAGTGGGTGTCGCGTTCTGCGGCATGGTCCGCGAATCCGACGGCGTCGTGCGCTACGGTCCGAACCTCGGCTGGGTCGACGTCCCGATCGGCGCCCGTCTGTCCGAGGAGCTGGGCCTGAAGGTCGCGGTCGGCAACAACGCCAACCTCGGCGCGCTGGCCGAGCGTGAGCGCGGCGTCTGCGTCGATGTCGAAAACCTGATCTACCTGCACGGTGATGTCGGCGTCGGTGGCGGAATCATTCTGGGCGGCAACCTGATCGGCGGCGAAGGCGGCTACGGCGGCGAAGTCGGTCACATGATCGTGAACCCGGGCGGGCGACCTTGCGCCTGTGGCTCGCGTGGTTGTCTGGAGGCCGAGGCCGGTGAGCTGGCGCTGATCGCGGTCGCCGGTCGCACCGACCCGCCGGGCCGGGCGGTGGTCGGAGCGATCGTCGAGGCCGCCGCGCGCGGTGACGCCCGCTGCCGGGACGCCCTGCATCAAGTCGGCGATTGGCTCGGCTACGGCGTCGCCAACCTGGTCAATATCTTCAATCCCTCGGTGGTCGTCTTCGGCGGCGTGCTGCGCGAAATCTACTTGGCCGCCGCGGCGCAGGTCCGCAGCCGGCTCGCGGTCGACGGCCTGCTCGCCGTCCGGGAGCGGGTCCGCCTGCGTACCTCGGCGCTGGGCGCCGACGCCACGCTGCTCGGAGCCGCCGAACTGGCTTTCACCGATCTGCTGACCGATCCGCTGCGGGCACCGGACTGA
- a CDS encoding sugar ABC transporter permease — MSVALSKEPTDSAPLKDLVTSYVDRVRSGDMGALPSVIALLVLSVIFSVARPVFLTQANFANLFTQGAAIAVIAMGLIFVLLLGEIDLSAGFTSGVCAAVLAVLLTDKGWPWYAAVGISLLTGVAIGLVIGAVVVRIGIPSFVVTLAAFLALQGVALKIMDNGRNISIADPTIVAIANKNVPPLLGWIMYAILLIGFAIIQFRKLRARTKLGLTGETLPVIALRIAAVAIVVGVVVAVLNDERSRNPAMNSLQGMPIVVPLIAALLLLWTFVLRRTAFGRHIYAVGGNAEAARRAGIAVDRIKITAFVLCSTMAAVGGLIAASRANSVDPNTGGSDVLLTAVGAAVIGGTSLFGGRGRMLDAVLGAAVVAVINNGMGLMGFSAGTKFVVTGFVLLLAAGVDALSRKRAQSHS, encoded by the coding sequence ATGAGCGTGGCGCTCAGCAAAGAACCCACTGACTCGGCGCCGCTGAAGGATTTGGTCACCTCCTATGTCGACCGGGTCCGCAGCGGCGACATGGGCGCGCTGCCATCGGTGATCGCGTTGCTCGTGCTGTCGGTGATCTTCTCCGTCGCCCGCCCGGTGTTCTTGACCCAGGCCAACTTCGCGAATCTGTTCACCCAGGGCGCGGCCATCGCGGTCATCGCGATGGGGTTGATCTTCGTGCTGCTGCTGGGCGAGATCGACCTGTCGGCGGGTTTCACCAGCGGGGTGTGCGCGGCGGTGCTGGCGGTGCTGCTCACCGACAAAGGCTGGCCCTGGTATGCGGCCGTGGGCATCTCGCTGCTTACCGGTGTCGCGATCGGGCTGGTGATCGGCGCGGTCGTGGTGCGGATCGGCATTCCGTCGTTCGTGGTCACGCTCGCGGCTTTCCTTGCCCTGCAAGGCGTCGCGCTCAAGATCATGGACAACGGGCGCAATATCTCCATCGCCGATCCGACCATCGTCGCGATCGCCAACAAGAACGTGCCGCCGTTGCTCGGCTGGATCATGTACGCGATCCTGCTGATCGGTTTCGCCATCATCCAGTTCCGAAAGCTGCGCGCCCGCACCAAATTAGGGCTCACCGGGGAGACGCTGCCGGTGATCGCGCTGCGCATCGCGGCGGTCGCGATCGTGGTCGGTGTCGTCGTCGCGGTGCTCAACGACGAACGCAGCCGCAATCCCGCGATGAACTCGCTGCAGGGCATGCCGATCGTGGTGCCGCTCATCGCGGCACTGCTACTGCTGTGGACATTCGTCTTGCGCCGCACCGCGTTCGGCCGCCACATCTACGCGGTCGGCGGCAACGCGGAGGCCGCGCGCCGGGCGGGCATCGCCGTGGATCGCATCAAGATCACCGCGTTCGTGCTGTGTTCGACGATGGCGGCGGTGGGCGGACTGATCGCGGCCTCGCGCGCCAACTCGGTCGACCCGAATACCGGCGGCAGCGATGTGCTGCTCACCGCGGTGGGCGCCGCCGTCATCGGCGGCACCAGCCTGTTCGGTGGCCGGGGCCGCATGCTCGACGCGGTGCTGGGCGCCGCGGTGGTGGCCGTGATCAACAACGGCATGGGGCTGATGGGCTTCAGCGCGGGCACGAAATTCGTTGTGACAGGATTCGTGCTGCTGTTGGCAGCGGGAGTGGATGCGTTGTCGCGCAAACGAGCTCAGTCGCACAGCTAG
- a CDS encoding ATP-binding cassette domain-containing protein: MTDTPIIELRGIDKSFGAVQVLHDVAFTAHAGAVTALVGDNGAGKSTLVKCIGGTHPIDAGEFLFEGAPVHVHSPRDAAALGIEIVYQDLALCDNLDIVQNMFLGRERRHGLVLDEYGMEELAGKTLAGLSVRTVKSVRQQVSSLSGGQRQTVAIAKAVLWNSKVVILDEPTAALGVAQTQQVLELVRTLADRGLAVVLISHNMNDVFAVSDRIAALYLGRMAAQVRTSDVTHAQVVELITAGRSGDLGISTNGAGR; encoded by the coding sequence ATGACTGACACCCCGATCATCGAATTACGGGGCATCGACAAGAGTTTCGGCGCGGTACAGGTGCTGCACGATGTCGCCTTCACCGCGCACGCCGGTGCGGTGACCGCGCTGGTCGGTGACAACGGCGCGGGCAAGTCCACGCTGGTGAAGTGCATCGGCGGCACACACCCCATCGACGCGGGCGAGTTCCTCTTCGAAGGCGCGCCGGTCCACGTGCACAGCCCGCGGGACGCGGCCGCCCTCGGCATCGAGATCGTCTACCAGGATCTCGCGCTCTGCGACAACCTCGACATCGTGCAGAACATGTTCCTCGGCCGGGAGCGGCGGCACGGTCTGGTCCTCGACGAGTACGGGATGGAGGAGCTGGCCGGAAAAACCTTGGCGGGCTTGTCGGTTCGCACGGTGAAGTCGGTGCGCCAGCAGGTGTCGAGCCTGTCCGGCGGCCAGCGCCAGACCGTCGCGATCGCCAAAGCCGTGCTCTGGAACAGCAAGGTCGTGATCCTGGACGAGCCGACCGCCGCGCTCGGCGTCGCCCAGACCCAGCAGGTGCTCGAACTGGTCCGCACCCTCGCCGACCGCGGCCTGGCGGTAGTCCTGATCTCGCACAACATGAATGACGTGTTCGCGGTGTCGGATCGGATCGCCGCGCTGTATCTCGGGCGGATGGCCGCCCAGGTGCGGACCTCCGATGTCACCCACGCCCAAGTCGTCGAATTGATAACCGCCGGACGCAGCGGGGATCTCGGCATCAGCACGAACGGAGCCGGCCGATGA
- a CDS encoding sugar ABC transporter substrate-binding protein: MRKGILTITAVSAALLTSLTACGEDESSKGSGAQIGVILPDSKTSARWETADRKYLQEAFDKAGVKADIQNAQGDKGAFQTIADQMITNGASVLLITNLDSGTGKAVIEKARSQGVTVIDYDRLTLGGGAEYYVSFDNVKVGKLIGEGLVKCLTEKNAPKPTVAYLNGGPTDNNAALFRSGYDGVLKPKFDSGEYAKGPDQAVPEWDNTKAGTIFEQMLTGTPNLGGVAAANDGLANAAIAVLKKQKLNGQVPVTGQDATVQGLQNVLAGDQCMTVYKAIKQEAAAAAELAIALTKGQKGTTNGTVADPESKKDVPSVLLEPKPIYKANVKDVITDGYVTKSELCTGDVAKLCADNGI, translated from the coding sequence ATGCGTAAGGGCATTCTCACCATCACCGCTGTTTCGGCCGCGTTGCTCACCTCCCTCACCGCCTGTGGCGAGGACGAGAGCAGTAAGGGCTCCGGCGCGCAGATCGGGGTGATCCTGCCGGACAGCAAGACCTCCGCCCGCTGGGAAACCGCCGACCGGAAATATCTGCAGGAGGCGTTCGACAAGGCGGGGGTGAAAGCCGACATCCAGAACGCGCAGGGGGACAAGGGCGCGTTCCAGACCATCGCCGATCAGATGATCACCAATGGCGCGAGTGTGCTGCTGATCACCAACCTGGACAGCGGCACCGGCAAAGCGGTGATCGAGAAGGCCCGCTCGCAAGGCGTCACCGTCATCGATTACGACCGGCTGACCCTCGGCGGCGGCGCGGAGTACTACGTGTCGTTCGACAATGTGAAGGTCGGCAAGCTGATCGGTGAGGGCCTGGTCAAATGCCTGACCGAGAAGAACGCGCCGAAGCCCACGGTGGCGTACCTGAACGGCGGCCCGACCGACAACAACGCCGCCCTGTTCCGCAGCGGCTACGACGGCGTGCTGAAGCCGAAATTCGATTCCGGTGAATACGCGAAGGGCCCGGATCAGGCGGTGCCGGAATGGGACAACACCAAGGCGGGCACCATCTTCGAGCAGATGCTCACCGGTACGCCCAACCTCGGCGGGGTGGCCGCGGCCAACGACGGCCTGGCCAACGCCGCCATCGCGGTGCTGAAGAAGCAGAAGCTGAACGGCCAGGTCCCGGTCACCGGTCAGGACGCGACGGTGCAGGGCCTGCAGAACGTGCTCGCCGGCGACCAGTGCATGACCGTGTACAAGGCGATCAAACAGGAGGCCGCCGCGGCCGCGGAGCTGGCGATCGCACTGACCAAGGGGCAGAAGGGCACCACGAACGGCACCGTGGCGGATCCGGAATCGAAGAAGGATGTGCCCTCGGTGCTGCTCGAACCCAAGCCGATCTACAAGGCCAACGTCAAAGACGTGATCACCGACGGGTACGTCACCAAGAGTGAACTGTGCACCGGTGACGTCGCGAAACTCTGCGCGGACAACGGAATCTGA